A single region of the Candidatus Protochlamydia amoebophila UWE25 genome encodes:
- a CDS encoding FKBP-type peptidyl-prolyl cis-trans isomerase — MFKQTKLLALASFGMFIGCGVLHANDANIATNQTNKSVQASTETPKSDQIDMQKLSEAFGHFIGRNLQAPGLQFDLEAIIKGIREGAAGKPAPLSEKEYEEMMAAVQERAFKEMSTKNLKNANDFMIKNSQSTDVTEIVPGKLQYSVEKEGTGPVVEPHSSPKIHYTGKYQDGTVFGTSEEMDGPITIPLDQTIPGFSKGIVGMKEGEKRRLYVHPDLGYGTTGQLPPNELLIFDIEVIKANSDDAKTKTGKSADDADEEDLFIDEEEYELEPAQKNAKTPEASNTSAKN; from the coding sequence ATGTTCAAACAGACAAAATTATTAGCTCTAGCTAGCTTTGGAATGTTTATCGGATGTGGTGTCTTGCATGCTAATGATGCCAATATAGCAACAAATCAGACTAATAAAAGTGTTCAAGCTTCGACTGAAACACCAAAATCTGATCAAATTGACATGCAAAAACTTTCTGAAGCTTTCGGCCATTTTATCGGCCGAAATTTACAAGCCCCTGGCTTGCAATTTGACTTAGAAGCTATTATCAAAGGGATTCGTGAAGGTGCAGCTGGAAAACCTGCCCCTCTTTCAGAAAAAGAATATGAAGAAATGATGGCAGCAGTTCAAGAAAGAGCATTTAAAGAAATGTCAACAAAGAACTTAAAAAATGCCAATGATTTTATGATAAAAAATAGCCAAAGTACAGATGTCACTGAGATCGTTCCGGGCAAACTGCAGTATTCAGTAGAAAAAGAAGGAACAGGGCCAGTCGTTGAACCTCACTCTTCTCCAAAAATTCATTATACAGGAAAATACCAAGATGGAACTGTGTTTGGAACTTCTGAAGAAATGGACGGTCCTATTACCATTCCTCTTGATCAAACAATCCCTGGCTTTAGCAAAGGAATTGTAGGAATGAAAGAAGGAGAAAAAAGACGTCTTTACGTTCATCCTGATCTCGGATACGGAACGACCGGACAACTTCCTCCAAACGAACTTTTAATTTTTGACATTGAAGTGATAAAAGCCAACTCAGACGATGCGAAAACTAAAACAGGTAAATCTGCTGATGATGCGGATGAAGAAGATCTTTTTATCGATGAAGAAGAATATGAACTTGAGCCCGCTCAAAAAAATGCAAAAACACCAGAAGCTTCAAATACTTCTGCTAAAAATTAA
- a CDS encoding cation:proton antiporter, with translation MDSHNLKIVLILAFGFSLAGILGYITHRLKLSPILGYLLAGYIIGPYSPGFVADVNVSEQLAEIGVVLMLFGVGLHLKWEDLVNVKNIAIPGAIGQTLVAAACGAWIVYAIGWPIEVGIIVGLAIGVASTVVLVRVLSDNHLLDTLEGHVSIGWLIVEDILTVIVLILLPVISTFAKEGNLPLIELLETLGWTVFKFLLLALVMFTFGKKIVTFILMHIARLRSHELFTLALLALTFMIAVASALVFGTSIALGAFIAGMVIGQTHVKHQAAANALPMKDAFAVIFFLTVGMIFNPMAIMENFTLFIGILAIVVVIKPLAAFLIVVVMRYPVKVALTVALALAQIGEFSFILGEEAIKFHLLPDEGYDIIVACALISISINPLLFKGINFLQNSIESVQNTYNPLVPNDIPPVFHSLHAIVIGFGPLGRAIAQTLEQQNFDVTVIDQNVDTIAFLSDSHQRAVFGDATLPTILEDAHIKDADLLLITVPNLNITLKIIQVAQPLNSEMKILARANYLTDQQKLQNLNIQSVCSEEETKQAFIKMVDRIVKEELEA, from the coding sequence ATGGACTCTCATAATCTGAAGATTGTACTCATTTTAGCCTTTGGTTTTTCTTTAGCAGGAATTTTGGGTTATATTACTCACCGTTTAAAGCTCTCACCGATTTTGGGCTACTTACTTGCTGGATATATTATAGGTCCTTATTCCCCGGGCTTTGTTGCAGATGTCAATGTCTCTGAACAACTAGCTGAAATTGGCGTTGTTTTAATGCTCTTTGGAGTGGGTTTACATCTAAAATGGGAAGATTTAGTCAACGTAAAAAATATTGCAATACCGGGTGCGATAGGACAAACTTTAGTCGCTGCCGCATGTGGGGCTTGGATCGTTTATGCAATTGGTTGGCCTATTGAAGTGGGAATTATTGTTGGTTTGGCTATTGGCGTGGCTAGTACAGTTGTTCTTGTCAGAGTTTTATCTGATAATCATCTTTTAGATACGTTAGAAGGTCATGTTTCCATAGGTTGGTTAATCGTTGAAGATATTTTGACTGTTATAGTTTTGATTTTATTACCTGTTATTTCTACCTTTGCTAAAGAAGGAAATCTTCCTTTAATTGAATTATTAGAGACTTTAGGTTGGACAGTTTTTAAATTTCTCCTTTTAGCTCTAGTCATGTTCACATTTGGAAAAAAAATTGTGACTTTTATTCTTATGCATATTGCTAGGCTTAGATCACATGAGCTTTTTACACTCGCTTTGTTAGCATTAACATTCATGATAGCAGTCGCTTCAGCACTAGTTTTTGGAACATCGATTGCATTGGGTGCATTTATCGCGGGGATGGTGATCGGGCAAACCCACGTAAAACATCAAGCAGCAGCCAACGCTCTTCCGATGAAAGATGCATTTGCAGTTATTTTCTTTTTAACTGTAGGGATGATTTTTAATCCCATGGCGATTATGGAGAATTTTACACTTTTTATAGGGATTTTAGCGATTGTTGTTGTTATTAAACCACTTGCAGCATTTTTAATTGTAGTGGTCATGCGTTATCCTGTCAAAGTTGCTTTGACAGTTGCCTTGGCACTTGCTCAAATTGGAGAGTTTTCTTTTATCTTGGGTGAAGAAGCAATTAAATTTCATCTTTTACCTGATGAAGGCTATGATATTATTGTTGCTTGTGCTCTTATCTCTATCTCTATCAACCCTCTCTTATTTAAAGGTATTAACTTTTTACAGAATTCTATCGAATCTGTGCAAAATACCTATAATCCTTTAGTTCCCAATGATATTCCTCCAGTTTTTCATTCTCTTCACGCAATTGTTATTGGATTTGGGCCTTTAGGTCGAGCTATTGCGCAGACTTTAGAACAGCAAAATTTTGATGTGACTGTGATTGACCAAAATGTAGATACAATTGCTTTCTTAAGTGATAGCCATCAACGAGCTGTTTTTGGAGATGCTACACTTCCTACCATTTTAGAAGATGCTCATATTAAAGATGCTGATTTGCTACTGATTACTGTTCCGAATTTGAATATAACTTTAAAAATTATTCAAGTCGCACAACCTCTCAATTCAGAAATGAAAATTTTGGCTCGAGCTAATTATTTAACAGACCAACAAAAGTTACAGAACTTAAATATTCAATCAGTATGTAGTGAAGAAGAAACAAAGCAAGCGTTTATCAAAATGGTCGACCGGATTGTAAAAGAAGAACTTGAGGCTTAA
- a CDS encoding tRNA (cytidine(34)-2'-O)-methyltransferase has protein sequence MKIILFQPQIPQNAGNIVRTCAVTGTDLMMVHPLGFSTHDRWLKRAGLDYWEGVSVSFIENLENYLENQQASFYFFSSKATTLYTEVSYAADSFLIFGSETSGLPSIFQEKWGNRFVKIPMKPKVRCLNLATSAGIALYEAWRQQGFM, from the coding sequence ATGAAAATTATTTTATTCCAACCTCAAATTCCCCAAAATGCTGGTAATATTGTAAGAACTTGTGCCGTTACTGGAACAGATTTAATGATGGTTCACCCTTTGGGATTCAGTACGCATGATCGATGGCTAAAGCGAGCAGGTCTAGATTATTGGGAAGGTGTCAGCGTCTCATTTATTGAAAATTTAGAAAATTACCTAGAAAATCAACAAGCTTCTTTTTACTTTTTCTCTAGCAAAGCGACAACTCTTTATACTGAAGTTTCTTATGCTGCAGATTCTTTTCTGATATTTGGCTCAGAAACTAGCGGTCTCCCTTCCATTTTTCAAGAAAAATGGGGAAATCGATTTGTTAAAATCCCTATGAAGCCAAAAGTACGTTGTTTAAATCTTGCTACTTCTGCCGGTATCGCCTTGTATGAAGCGTGGCGTCAACAAGGATTTATGTAA